A window of Achromobacter seleniivolatilans genomic DNA:
AATGGCAAGAACGGTCGTCAGCTCCGCCGCCACAAAGCCAGCCAGGCGCTTAGCCCGCACCAAAGGACCTCTAAACTTCTTCATGGCAACTCCTTAGGCCATCGAACGTTCCAACCCCACCTTTCCCAACCTTCCCCTAGCGCGCGCCGGCGTTGACCTCGTAGTTGCCGGCGGTGAACACGACAGTGTTGTTCTCTCCGTCGACACACGCGGCGTCAGCATTGGTCCCACTGAAATTGACGGGTGTTTCTGTGTTCTTCTGCTCTTGACCATTAATGGAAATCTTGCTGGCGTCGCGAGCGAGAATCCCCGCCAGATTTGCGCACGCGATCTGGTGAACCTTGTCGAGAGTGAGGGTGTATCCCTTTCCACCATCCACCGCTGCATAAGCAACCACTCCGCCGCTCCCGAGGTTGTGCTGCACGACGTACGTCGTCGTATTTGACGAAATCGTGGTCGAACTAGAGATCGCGAAGGCAAAGGATCGCTGCGTCGCGTTCGCAAATGCTGTATTGGGGTCGGCCGCGGCGCTGGCGTTAACCCGATTCCGCACCATA
This region includes:
- a CDS encoding type 4 pilus major pilin, which encodes MTSQLITHGTGASSFPSRRRRQLAKGLSAIELSVVLAIIVILAIYTMPKIDSYLIDGKVPKVAEDLRRFMVRNRVNASAAADPNTAFANATQRSFAFAISSSTTISSNTTTYVVQHNLGSGGVVAYAAVDGGKGYTLTLDKVHQIACANLAGILARDASKISINGQEQKNTETPVNFSGTNADAACVDGENNTVVFTAGNYEVNAGAR